Part of the Subtercola frigoramans genome, GTCATTTCTTCGTTAAGCGCTCACCTACCGCACGAAGGGCCTGCTCCGGATGATCGAGCTCGACGCCGCCGCATTCGAAGCCCTTGTGGTCGAAGAACTCGACCTGTTGCCTGACGAGATGGTCGACGGGCTCGACAACGTCATCTTCGTGGTGGAAGACCGCCCCGAAGACGGGTCTCTCGACCTGCTCGGGCTGTACGAAGGAACCTCGCTCACCGAGCGGGCAGACTACGGCT contains:
- a CDS encoding metallopeptidase family protein; translation: MIELDAAAFEALVVEELDLLPDEMVDGLDNVIFVVEDRPEDGSLDLLGLYEGTSLTERADYGFGELPDRIVLFREPLLSVCETEDELRDEIHTTLVHEIGHFYGIDDERLHELGWA